A genomic stretch from Taeniopygia guttata chromosome 9, bTaeGut7.mat, whole genome shotgun sequence includes:
- the TRPM2 gene encoding transient receptor potential cation channel subfamily M member 2 isoform X2: MSARGRCAKVLPSELNKVCPERDDPATHPRKMSDFEVVPNLQQSSSSVSRSRRKAHFPAGSNEKENLISWIPENIRKKECTYFVESSQTSDSGRIICECGYLREQHLDDAAKPPIFLGKEWDPSRHIQEMPTDAFGDIRFTGLGQKTGKYVRVSSDTPPRVIYHLMTQHWGLDPPNLLISVTGGAKNFVMKPRLKNIFRQGLVKVAQTTGAWIITGGSHAGVMKQVGEAVRDFILSCSHKEGEIVTIGIATWGTVYNRESLVCPMGGFPAEYVLDEENQGSLSCLDSNHSHFILVDDGTHGRYGVEIPLRTRLEKFISEQTKVKGGVAIKIPIVCVVLEGGPGTLDTIYNAITNGTPCVIVEGSGRVADVIAQVANLPVAKITIALIQKKLSVLFHDTYELFTESKLVEWTKKIQDIVRSRQLLTIFREGKYGQQDVDVAILQALFKASRNQDHFGRENWDHQLKLAVAWNRVDIARSEIFTDDHDWKPSDLHPVMAAALISNKPEFVKLFLEQGVRLKDFVTWDTLVYLYDNLAPSCLFHSKLQKVLLEEREHTAGSKMPRLQMHHVSQVLRELLGCSTQPLYPKPKHTERPRLSIPVPHIKLNVQGSSLRSLYKRSPGKVTFTMDPVRDLLIWAVVQNRKELAEIIWAQSQDCMAAALACSKILKELAKEEEDTDTTDDMLALAEEYEHKAIGVFTDCYRKDEERAQKLLTRVSEAWGKTTCLQLALEAKNMNFVSHGGVQAFLTKVWWGKLSVDNGLWQVITCMLFFPLLYTNLITFREKRLQPLGCLARLRAFFTAPIVIFLMNILSYFTFLLLFAYVLMVDFQPTPSWREYLIYFWLFSLVCEETRQLLYDPDGLGVVKMASLYIKDFWNKLDICAILVFIAGLTCRLIPSTLYPGRIILSLAFIIFCLRLMHIFTVSKTLGPKIIIVKRMMKDVFFFLFLLAVWVVSFGVAKQAILIHNEERVEWLFRGVVYHSYLTIFGQIPSYIDGVNFNIDQCSPNGTDPYKPKCPETNADNKKPIFPEWLTVILLCLYLLFTNILLLNLLIAMFNYTFQQVQEHTDQIWKFQRHDLIEEYHGRPPAPPPLILLNHLQLLLQRGLLRRPATHHKLKEKLEKNEEAALLSWEMYLKESYLQHQQCQEKQNTEQMIRDIAQRVDVLAELLDLDRVKRTGVVEQRLGSLEDQVHQSAQALRWMMQALRGNGFSPGEDVPPVGSSKALDTKEMELEGRPEESRPPYHVLARNLLYPGSHTLRFPVPDEKVPWEVDFPLYDPPAYSADHKDMAVQDPFSLSLESLLKINYNTMDGLIDRQSFHGLYAVQDGLPLNPMGRTGLRGRGRLHCFGPNHALHPVVTRWRRNLDGSIIRKSLKKMLEVLVAQYPLSDVWALPGGSLEPGETLPLKLKWILRREFWPQFQNLLKQGTEVHKGYLDDPRNTDNAWVETVAISVHFDTQNDVEMKRLNSFLQGCDPELCIRWQVLDKRIPLHTNHKELLHKVSTLLGAYY, encoded by the exons ATGTCAGCGCGTGGCCGCTGCGCCAAGGTGCTCCCCTCCGAGCTGAACAAGGTGTGCCCCGAGAGAGATGACCCTGCCACACACCCCAGGAAGATGAGCGACTTCGAGGTGGTCCCcaacctgcagcagagcagcagcagtgtctccaggagcaggaggaaggcgCATTTCCCCGCTGGCAGCAATGAAAAG GAAAATCTCATCTCCTGGATTCCTGAAAACATCCGGAAGAAGGAATGCACCTATTTTGTGGAAAGCTCCCAGACATCAGATTCTGG GAGGATCATTTGTGAGTGTGGCTATCTCAGGGAACAGCACCTGGATGATGCTGCCAAACCTCCCATCTTCCTGGGGAAGGAATGGGACCCCAGCAGGCACATCCAGGAAATGCCAACGGATGCCTTCGGTGATATCCGCTtcacagggctgggacagaAGACAGGGAAG TATGTGCGTGTCTCCTCGGATACCCCTCCACGGGTCATCTACCACCTCATGACACAGCACTGGGGCCTCGACCCACCCAACCTGCTCATCTCAGTCACCGGGGGAGCCAAAAACTTCGTCATGAAGCCAAGGCTGAAGAACATCTTCCGGCAAGGGCTGGTCAAGGTGGCCCAGACCACAG GAGCCTGGATCATCACAGGGGGGTCCCATGCTGGTGTGATGAAGCAGGTGGGAGAGGCAGTGCGAGACTTCAtcctgagctgcagccacaAGGAGGGCGAGATTGTCACCATTGGCATTGCCACCTGGGGGACCGTGTACAACCGGGAGAGCCTCGTCTGCCCCATG GGGGGCTTTCCTGCTGAGTATGTGCTGGATGAGGAGAACCAAGGCAGCCTGTCGTGTCTGGACAGCAACCATTCCCACTTCATCCTGGTGGATGACGGGACCCACGGGAGGTACGGAGTGGAAATCCCCCTGAGGACCAGGCTGGAGAAGTTCATTTCAGAGCAGACCAAGGTGAAAGGAG GTGTTGCCATCAAGATCCCCATCGTGTGTGTGGTGCTGGAAGGAGGCCCTGGGACTCTTGAT ACCATCTACAACGCCATCACCAACGGGACGCCCTGTGTGATTGTGGAAGGCTCCGGGCGCGTGGCCGATGTCATCGCGCAGGTGGCCAACCTGCCCGTGGCCAAGATAACCATTGCCTTGATCCAGAAGAAACTGAGCGTCCTCTTCCACGACACCTACGAGCTCTTCACTGAGAGCAAACTGGTGGAGTGGACCAAGAAG ATCCAGGACATAGTGCGGAGCCGGCAGCTCCTGACCATCTTCAGAGAGGGCAAATATGGCCAGCAGGACGTGGATGTGGCCATCCTCCAGGCCCTCTTCAAAG CATCCCGAAACCAGGACCACTTTGGTCGTGAGAACTGGGACCACCAGCTGAAGTTGGCCGTGGCCTGGAACAGGGTGGACATTGCCCGGAGCGAGATCTTCACAGATGACCACGACTGGAAG CCCTCAGATCTCCACCCCGTGATGGCAGCTGCCCTGATTTCCAACAAGCCAGAGTTTGTGAagctgttcctggagcagggagTGCGTCTCAAGGATTTTGtcacctgggacaccctggTTTACCTCTACGACAACCTGGCGCCGTCCTGCCTGTTCCACAGCAAGCTGCAgaaggtgctgctggaggagagagAGCACACAGCCGGCTCCAAAATGCCGAGGCTCCAGATGCACCACGTCTCCCAGGTGCTgcgggagctgctgggctgctccacGCAGCCGCTCTACCCCAAGCCCAAGCACACGGAGCGGCCCCGGCTCTCCATCCCCGTCCCGCACATCAAGCTGAAC GTGCAGGGGTCAAGCCTTCGGTCCCTCTACAAGCGCTCTCCTGGCAAAGTCACCTTCACCATGGACCCCGTCCGGGACCTGCTCATCTGGGCCGTGGTCCAGAACCGTAAGGAGCTGGCAGAAATCATCTGGGCCCAG AGCCAGGACTGCATGGCAGCTGCACTGGCCTGCAGCAAAATCCTGAAGGagctggccaaggaggaggaggacacGGACACCACCGATGACATGCTGGCCCTGGCCGAGGAGTACGAGCACAAGGCAATCG GTGTGTTCACAGACTGCTACCGCAAGGATGAAGAGAGAGCTCAGAAGCTTCTCACCCGTGTCTCTGAAGCCTGGGGGAAGACAACCTGTCTGCAGCTGGCGTTGGAGGCCAAGAACATGAATTTTGTGTCCCATGGGGGTGTCCAG GCCTTTCTAACCAAGGTCTGGTGGGGGAAGCTGTCTGTGGACAATGGCCTGTGGCAGGTGATTACGTGCATGCTGTTCTTCCCCCTGCTCTACACCAACCTCATCACCTTCAG ggagAAGAGGCTGCAGCCCTTGGGCTGCCTGGCGCGCCTCCGAGCCTTCTTCACAGCACCCATCGTCATCTTCCTCATGAACATCCTCTCTTACTTcaccttcctcctgctcttcgCCTACGTCCTGATGGTTGACTTCCAGCCCACGCCGTCCTGGCGGGAATACCTCATCTACTTCTGGCTCTTCTCCCTGGTGTGCGAGGAGACCCGCCAG CTGTTGTACGATCCAGATGGACTCGGGGTTGTGAAAATGGCTTCCCTGTACATCAAGGACTTCTGGAATAAGCTGGATATCTGCGCCATCCTAGTCTTTATCGCAGGGCTGACTTGCAG GCTGATCCCATCAACATTATATCCTGGGCGCATCATACTGTCCCTGGCTTTTATCATTTTCTGCCTGCGTCTGATGCACATTTTCACAGTCAGTAAAACACTGGGGCCCAAGATCATCATTGTGAAGCGCATG ATGAAGGAtgtcttcttctttctcttcctgctgGCAGTGTGGGTGGTGTCCTTTGGGGTGGCCAAGCAGGCTATCCTGATCCACAATGAGGAACGCGTGGAGTGGCTTTTCCGTGGCGTGGTCTACCATTCCTACCTGACCATCTTCGGGCAGATTCCCTCCTACATCGACG GGGTCAACTTCAACATCGACCAGTGCAGCCCCAATGGCACTGACCCCTACAAGCCCAAGTGCCCAGAGACAAACGCGGACAACAAGAAACCCATCTTCCCAGAATGGCTGACGGTCATCTTGCTGTGCCTGTACCTGCTCTTCACCAACATCCTCCTCCTCAACCTCCTCATTGCCATGTTCAA ctACACCTTCCAGCAGGTCCAGGAGCACACGGACCAGATCTGGAAGTTCCAGCGGCACGACCTGATCGAGGAGTACCACGGCCGGCCGCCCGCGCCCCCACCCCTCATCCTGCTCaaccacctgcagctcctgctgcagcggGGCTTGCTCCGCCGCCCGGCCACGCACCACAAGCTCA aggagaagctggagaagaatgaaGAAGCTGCCCTTCTCTCGTGGGAGATGTACCTGAAGGAGAGCtacctgcagcaccagcagtgccaggagaaGCAGAACACGGAGCAGATGATCCGGGACATCGCACAGAG GGTTGATGtactggcagagctgctggactTGGACCGGGTGAAGAGGACGGGGGTAGTGGAGCAAAGACTGGGCTCTCTGGAGGACCAG gtGCATCAGAGTGCCCAGGCCCTGAGGTGGATGATGCAGGCGCTGCGGGGCAATGGCTTCAGCCCGGGCGAGGATGTGCCGCCCGTGG GCTCCTCCAAAGCCTTGGACACCAAGGAGATGGAGCTGGAGGGGAGACCCGAGGAGAGCCGGCCCCCGTACCACGTGCTGGCCCGAAACCTCCTGTATCCAGGGTCTCACACTCTCCGCTTCCCCGTGCCGGATGAGAAGGTGCCATGGGAG GTGGATTTCCCGCTCTACGACCCCCCTGCCTACTCGGCTGACCACAAGGACATGGCTGTGCAGGACCCCTTCAGCCT CTCCTTGGAGTCTCTCCTGAAGATCAACTACAACACCATGGACGGGCTGATCGACCGGCAGAGCTTCCACGGGCTCTACGCCGTGCAGGACGGGCTGCCTCT GAACCCCATGGGCAGGACGGGGCTGCGAGGCCGTGGGAGGCTGCACTGCTTTGGGCCCAACCATGCCCTGCACCCCGTGGTGACCCG CTGGAGGAGGAACCTGGATGGGTCCATCATAAGGAAGAGCCTGAAGAAGATGCTGGAAGTTCTGGTGGCCCAATACCCACTGTCAGATGTCTGGGCTCTGCCCGGG GGGTCACTGGAGCCAGGTGAGACGCTGCCACTGAAGCTCAAGTGGATCCTGCGCCGGGAGTTCTGGCCCCAGTTCCAGAACCTGCTGAAACAAGGCACTGAG GTGCACAAGGGGTACCTGGACGACCCACGCAACACAGATAACGCCTGGGTGGAGACGGTGGCCATCAGCGTGCACTTCGACACCCAGAACGACGTGGAGATGAAGAGGCTGAATTCG TTCCTCCAGGGCTGCGACCCGGAGCTGTGCATCCGCTGGCAGGTGCTGGACAAGAGGATCCCCCTGCACACCAACCACAAGGAGCTCCTGCACAAGGTCTCAACCCTCCTCGGTGCCTACTACTGA
- the LRRC3 gene encoding leucine-rich repeat-containing protein 3, with protein MTLTTTPATRVAQAFFCLLLCIPWGSSCPPSCQCTQRAGAKAVLCSSQHLEEIPKDIPRDVVFLKLDANSITRIPSNAFRHLSHLEEIDLSRNAIEKIDRAAFRGVAAGLRSLDLSGNRIRSIPKEALLALKARLRLANNPWHCECALQEVLWEARLDPDSVRDITCHTAPRQEYVGKPLLQVLDAGANFCGARQRSADAAVLVTMFGWFAMLVAYVVCYVRHNREGSRGHGDQLSSLPSAQAPADTSSTAL; from the coding sequence ATGACCCTCACCACCACGCCGGCCACCAGAGTGGCCCAGGCTTTCTtctgcctcctgctctgcatcccctggggcagctcctgccccccCAGCTGCCAGTGCACGCAGCGGGCCGGGGCCAAGGCtgtcctctgcagctcccagcacctgGAGGAGATCCCCAAGGACATCCCCAGAGATGTGGTGTTCCTCAAGCTGGATGCCAACAGCATAACCAGGATCCCCAGCAACGCCTTCAGGCACCTCTCCCACCTGGAGGAGATTGACCTCTCCAGGAATGCCATCGAGAAGATCGACAGGGCAGCTTTCAGAGGGGTGGCGGCCGGGCTGCGGAGCCTCGACCTCTCGGGCAACCGCATCCGCAGCATTCCCAAGGAGGCCCTGCTGGCGCTCAAGGCCCGGCTCCGGCTGGCCAACAACCCTTGGCACTGCGAGTGTGCCTTGCAGGAGGTGCTGTGGGAGGCACGGCTGGACCCCGACTCCGTGCGGGACATCACCTGCCACACGGCCCCGCGCCAGGAGTACGTGGGCAAGCCGCTGCTGCAGGTCCTGGACGCCGGCGCCAACTTCTGCGGCGCGCGGCAGAGGAGCGCGGACGCGGCCGTGCTGGTCACCATGTTCGGCTGGTTCGCCATGCTCGTCGCCTACGTCGTCTGCTACGTGCGCCACAACCGGGAGGGCTCCCGCGGGCACGGGGACCAGCTGAGCTCGCTGCCGAGCGCCCAGGCTCCTGCAGacacctccagcactgccctgtag
- the TRPM2 gene encoding transient receptor potential cation channel subfamily M member 2 isoform X1, which yields MSARGRCAKVLPSELNKVCPERDDPATHPRKMSDFEVVPNLQQSSSSVSRSRRKAHFPAGSNEKENLISWIPENIRKKECTYFVESSQTSDSGRIICECGYLREQHLDDAAKPPIFLGKEWDPSRHIQEMPTDAFGDIRFTGLGQKTGKYVRVSSDTPPRVIYHLMTQHWGLDPPNLLISVTGGAKNFVMKPRLKNIFRQGLVKVAQTTGAWIITGGSHAGVMKQVGEAVRDFILSCSHKEGEIVTIGIATWGTVYNRESLVCPMGGFPAEYVLDEENQGSLSCLDSNHSHFILVDDGTHGRYGVEIPLRTRLEKFISEQTKVKGGVAIKIPIVCVVLEGGPGTLDTIYNAITNGTPCVIVEGSGRVADVIAQVANLPVAKITIALIQKKLSVLFHDTYELFTESKLVEWTKKIQDIVRSRQLLTIFREGKYGQQDVDVAILQALFKASRNQDHFGRENWDHQLKLAVAWNRVDIARSEIFTDDHDWKPSDLHPVMAAALISNKPEFVKLFLEQGVRLKDFVTWDTLVYLYDNLAPSCLFHSKLQKVLLEEREHTAGSKMPRLQMHHVSQVLRELLGCSTQPLYPKPKHTERPRLSIPVPHIKLNVQGSSLRSLYKRSPGKVTFTMDPVRDLLIWAVVQNRKELAEIIWAQSQDCMAAALACSKILKELAKEEEDTDTTDDMLALAEEYEHKAIGVFTDCYRKDEERAQKLLTRVSEAWGKTTCLQLALEAKNMNFVSHGGVQAFLTKVWWGKLSVDNGLWQVITCMLFFPLLYTNLITFSREKRLQPLGCLARLRAFFTAPIVIFLMNILSYFTFLLLFAYVLMVDFQPTPSWREYLIYFWLFSLVCEETRQLLYDPDGLGVVKMASLYIKDFWNKLDICAILVFIAGLTCRLIPSTLYPGRIILSLAFIIFCLRLMHIFTVSKTLGPKIIIVKRMMKDVFFFLFLLAVWVVSFGVAKQAILIHNEERVEWLFRGVVYHSYLTIFGQIPSYIDGVNFNIDQCSPNGTDPYKPKCPETNADNKKPIFPEWLTVILLCLYLLFTNILLLNLLIAMFNYTFQQVQEHTDQIWKFQRHDLIEEYHGRPPAPPPLILLNHLQLLLQRGLLRRPATHHKLKEKLEKNEEAALLSWEMYLKESYLQHQQCQEKQNTEQMIRDIAQRVDVLAELLDLDRVKRTGVVEQRLGSLEDQVHQSAQALRWMMQALRGNGFSPGEDVPPVGSSKALDTKEMELEGRPEESRPPYHVLARNLLYPGSHTLRFPVPDEKVPWEVDFPLYDPPAYSADHKDMAVQDPFSLSLESLLKINYNTMDGLIDRQSFHGLYAVQDGLPLNPMGRTGLRGRGRLHCFGPNHALHPVVTRWRRNLDGSIIRKSLKKMLEVLVAQYPLSDVWALPGGSLEPGETLPLKLKWILRREFWPQFQNLLKQGTEVHKGYLDDPRNTDNAWVETVAISVHFDTQNDVEMKRLNSFLQGCDPELCIRWQVLDKRIPLHTNHKELLHKVSTLLGAYY from the exons ATGTCAGCGCGTGGCCGCTGCGCCAAGGTGCTCCCCTCCGAGCTGAACAAGGTGTGCCCCGAGAGAGATGACCCTGCCACACACCCCAGGAAGATGAGCGACTTCGAGGTGGTCCCcaacctgcagcagagcagcagcagtgtctccaggagcaggaggaaggcgCATTTCCCCGCTGGCAGCAATGAAAAG GAAAATCTCATCTCCTGGATTCCTGAAAACATCCGGAAGAAGGAATGCACCTATTTTGTGGAAAGCTCCCAGACATCAGATTCTGG GAGGATCATTTGTGAGTGTGGCTATCTCAGGGAACAGCACCTGGATGATGCTGCCAAACCTCCCATCTTCCTGGGGAAGGAATGGGACCCCAGCAGGCACATCCAGGAAATGCCAACGGATGCCTTCGGTGATATCCGCTtcacagggctgggacagaAGACAGGGAAG TATGTGCGTGTCTCCTCGGATACCCCTCCACGGGTCATCTACCACCTCATGACACAGCACTGGGGCCTCGACCCACCCAACCTGCTCATCTCAGTCACCGGGGGAGCCAAAAACTTCGTCATGAAGCCAAGGCTGAAGAACATCTTCCGGCAAGGGCTGGTCAAGGTGGCCCAGACCACAG GAGCCTGGATCATCACAGGGGGGTCCCATGCTGGTGTGATGAAGCAGGTGGGAGAGGCAGTGCGAGACTTCAtcctgagctgcagccacaAGGAGGGCGAGATTGTCACCATTGGCATTGCCACCTGGGGGACCGTGTACAACCGGGAGAGCCTCGTCTGCCCCATG GGGGGCTTTCCTGCTGAGTATGTGCTGGATGAGGAGAACCAAGGCAGCCTGTCGTGTCTGGACAGCAACCATTCCCACTTCATCCTGGTGGATGACGGGACCCACGGGAGGTACGGAGTGGAAATCCCCCTGAGGACCAGGCTGGAGAAGTTCATTTCAGAGCAGACCAAGGTGAAAGGAG GTGTTGCCATCAAGATCCCCATCGTGTGTGTGGTGCTGGAAGGAGGCCCTGGGACTCTTGAT ACCATCTACAACGCCATCACCAACGGGACGCCCTGTGTGATTGTGGAAGGCTCCGGGCGCGTGGCCGATGTCATCGCGCAGGTGGCCAACCTGCCCGTGGCCAAGATAACCATTGCCTTGATCCAGAAGAAACTGAGCGTCCTCTTCCACGACACCTACGAGCTCTTCACTGAGAGCAAACTGGTGGAGTGGACCAAGAAG ATCCAGGACATAGTGCGGAGCCGGCAGCTCCTGACCATCTTCAGAGAGGGCAAATATGGCCAGCAGGACGTGGATGTGGCCATCCTCCAGGCCCTCTTCAAAG CATCCCGAAACCAGGACCACTTTGGTCGTGAGAACTGGGACCACCAGCTGAAGTTGGCCGTGGCCTGGAACAGGGTGGACATTGCCCGGAGCGAGATCTTCACAGATGACCACGACTGGAAG CCCTCAGATCTCCACCCCGTGATGGCAGCTGCCCTGATTTCCAACAAGCCAGAGTTTGTGAagctgttcctggagcagggagTGCGTCTCAAGGATTTTGtcacctgggacaccctggTTTACCTCTACGACAACCTGGCGCCGTCCTGCCTGTTCCACAGCAAGCTGCAgaaggtgctgctggaggagagagAGCACACAGCCGGCTCCAAAATGCCGAGGCTCCAGATGCACCACGTCTCCCAGGTGCTgcgggagctgctgggctgctccacGCAGCCGCTCTACCCCAAGCCCAAGCACACGGAGCGGCCCCGGCTCTCCATCCCCGTCCCGCACATCAAGCTGAAC GTGCAGGGGTCAAGCCTTCGGTCCCTCTACAAGCGCTCTCCTGGCAAAGTCACCTTCACCATGGACCCCGTCCGGGACCTGCTCATCTGGGCCGTGGTCCAGAACCGTAAGGAGCTGGCAGAAATCATCTGGGCCCAG AGCCAGGACTGCATGGCAGCTGCACTGGCCTGCAGCAAAATCCTGAAGGagctggccaaggaggaggaggacacGGACACCACCGATGACATGCTGGCCCTGGCCGAGGAGTACGAGCACAAGGCAATCG GTGTGTTCACAGACTGCTACCGCAAGGATGAAGAGAGAGCTCAGAAGCTTCTCACCCGTGTCTCTGAAGCCTGGGGGAAGACAACCTGTCTGCAGCTGGCGTTGGAGGCCAAGAACATGAATTTTGTGTCCCATGGGGGTGTCCAG GCCTTTCTAACCAAGGTCTGGTGGGGGAAGCTGTCTGTGGACAATGGCCTGTGGCAGGTGATTACGTGCATGCTGTTCTTCCCCCTGCTCTACACCAACCTCATCACCTTCAG cagggagAAGAGGCTGCAGCCCTTGGGCTGCCTGGCGCGCCTCCGAGCCTTCTTCACAGCACCCATCGTCATCTTCCTCATGAACATCCTCTCTTACTTcaccttcctcctgctcttcgCCTACGTCCTGATGGTTGACTTCCAGCCCACGCCGTCCTGGCGGGAATACCTCATCTACTTCTGGCTCTTCTCCCTGGTGTGCGAGGAGACCCGCCAG CTGTTGTACGATCCAGATGGACTCGGGGTTGTGAAAATGGCTTCCCTGTACATCAAGGACTTCTGGAATAAGCTGGATATCTGCGCCATCCTAGTCTTTATCGCAGGGCTGACTTGCAG GCTGATCCCATCAACATTATATCCTGGGCGCATCATACTGTCCCTGGCTTTTATCATTTTCTGCCTGCGTCTGATGCACATTTTCACAGTCAGTAAAACACTGGGGCCCAAGATCATCATTGTGAAGCGCATG ATGAAGGAtgtcttcttctttctcttcctgctgGCAGTGTGGGTGGTGTCCTTTGGGGTGGCCAAGCAGGCTATCCTGATCCACAATGAGGAACGCGTGGAGTGGCTTTTCCGTGGCGTGGTCTACCATTCCTACCTGACCATCTTCGGGCAGATTCCCTCCTACATCGACG GGGTCAACTTCAACATCGACCAGTGCAGCCCCAATGGCACTGACCCCTACAAGCCCAAGTGCCCAGAGACAAACGCGGACAACAAGAAACCCATCTTCCCAGAATGGCTGACGGTCATCTTGCTGTGCCTGTACCTGCTCTTCACCAACATCCTCCTCCTCAACCTCCTCATTGCCATGTTCAA ctACACCTTCCAGCAGGTCCAGGAGCACACGGACCAGATCTGGAAGTTCCAGCGGCACGACCTGATCGAGGAGTACCACGGCCGGCCGCCCGCGCCCCCACCCCTCATCCTGCTCaaccacctgcagctcctgctgcagcggGGCTTGCTCCGCCGCCCGGCCACGCACCACAAGCTCA aggagaagctggagaagaatgaaGAAGCTGCCCTTCTCTCGTGGGAGATGTACCTGAAGGAGAGCtacctgcagcaccagcagtgccaggagaaGCAGAACACGGAGCAGATGATCCGGGACATCGCACAGAG GGTTGATGtactggcagagctgctggactTGGACCGGGTGAAGAGGACGGGGGTAGTGGAGCAAAGACTGGGCTCTCTGGAGGACCAG gtGCATCAGAGTGCCCAGGCCCTGAGGTGGATGATGCAGGCGCTGCGGGGCAATGGCTTCAGCCCGGGCGAGGATGTGCCGCCCGTGG GCTCCTCCAAAGCCTTGGACACCAAGGAGATGGAGCTGGAGGGGAGACCCGAGGAGAGCCGGCCCCCGTACCACGTGCTGGCCCGAAACCTCCTGTATCCAGGGTCTCACACTCTCCGCTTCCCCGTGCCGGATGAGAAGGTGCCATGGGAG GTGGATTTCCCGCTCTACGACCCCCCTGCCTACTCGGCTGACCACAAGGACATGGCTGTGCAGGACCCCTTCAGCCT CTCCTTGGAGTCTCTCCTGAAGATCAACTACAACACCATGGACGGGCTGATCGACCGGCAGAGCTTCCACGGGCTCTACGCCGTGCAGGACGGGCTGCCTCT GAACCCCATGGGCAGGACGGGGCTGCGAGGCCGTGGGAGGCTGCACTGCTTTGGGCCCAACCATGCCCTGCACCCCGTGGTGACCCG CTGGAGGAGGAACCTGGATGGGTCCATCATAAGGAAGAGCCTGAAGAAGATGCTGGAAGTTCTGGTGGCCCAATACCCACTGTCAGATGTCTGGGCTCTGCCCGGG GGGTCACTGGAGCCAGGTGAGACGCTGCCACTGAAGCTCAAGTGGATCCTGCGCCGGGAGTTCTGGCCCCAGTTCCAGAACCTGCTGAAACAAGGCACTGAG GTGCACAAGGGGTACCTGGACGACCCACGCAACACAGATAACGCCTGGGTGGAGACGGTGGCCATCAGCGTGCACTTCGACACCCAGAACGACGTGGAGATGAAGAGGCTGAATTCG TTCCTCCAGGGCTGCGACCCGGAGCTGTGCATCCGCTGGCAGGTGCTGGACAAGAGGATCCCCCTGCACACCAACCACAAGGAGCTCCTGCACAAGGTCTCAACCCTCCTCGGTGCCTACTACTGA